A DNA window from Chthonomonas sp. contains the following coding sequences:
- the rpsJ gene encoding 30S ribosomal protein S10 has protein sequence MRVRIRLRAYDHRLIDQSADKIVETAKRSGAKICGPVPLPTHTRRFCIIRGPHIDKESMEHFEIRTHNRLIDIHEPNNKTIDALMRLDLPSGVDIQIKL, from the coding sequence ATGCGTGTACGTATCCGGCTTCGTGCCTATGATCACCGTCTCATCGACCAATCGGCCGATAAAATTGTCGAAACCGCCAAGCGCTCCGGCGCAAAAATTTGCGGTCCCGTGCCCCTTCCGACGCACACTCGCCGATTCTGTATCATCCGCGGTCCGCACATCGACAAGGAATCGATGGAGCACTTCGAAATCCGCACCCACAACCGACTGATCGACATTCACGAGCCGAACAACAAGACGATTGACGCTCTGATGCGCTTGGACCTGCCGAGCGGCGTCGACATTCAAATCAAGCTCTAA
- a CDS encoding sugar phosphate isomerase/epimerase → MKLGVSMWSYVHPWREGKLSIADFIREAKRIGADGVELLDFFYRDAEVDRAAAMRALEETGLPCAVFSVAQNFAKADPAERAAELTKIRFGVDEAVQYGAKVVRVFAGDVAADGPSLEQAREWIVDGLVAAANYAQTKGVVLALENHGKLAGRGDQVRGLITDVRAKCGHDTLGANPDTGNFILVGQPSEAAIREIAAWANMVHFKDFAPAPAGHTGFAYESLAGEKFVGTAVGEGAVDLPACIRELKAAGFDGWMNVEYEAEEDPFTGVTRSMENARRLIS, encoded by the coding sequence ATGAAGCTTGGCGTCAGCATGTGGTCGTACGTTCATCCGTGGCGGGAGGGGAAGTTGAGCATCGCCGACTTCATCCGCGAGGCCAAGCGCATTGGCGCGGACGGGGTGGAGCTTCTCGACTTCTTCTATCGCGACGCCGAGGTGGATCGGGCGGCCGCCATGCGTGCGCTCGAAGAAACCGGTTTGCCGTGCGCGGTGTTTAGCGTCGCTCAGAACTTCGCCAAGGCTGATCCCGCCGAGCGGGCCGCCGAATTGACCAAGATTCGCTTTGGCGTGGACGAAGCAGTGCAGTACGGTGCCAAAGTCGTGCGCGTGTTCGCGGGGGATGTGGCCGCCGATGGACCGAGCCTGGAGCAGGCCCGCGAGTGGATCGTTGATGGCCTGGTGGCCGCCGCCAACTACGCGCAAACCAAGGGCGTAGTGCTCGCGCTGGAAAACCATGGCAAACTCGCCGGCCGCGGCGATCAGGTGCGCGGCCTCATCACCGATGTGCGTGCAAAATGCGGCCACGACACGCTAGGCGCAAACCCGGATACCGGCAACTTCATCTTGGTGGGTCAGCCGAGCGAGGCCGCGATTCGCGAAATCGCAGCTTGGGCCAACATGGTGCACTTTAAAGACTTCGCGCCCGCTCCGGCGGGACACACGGGCTTCGCCTACGAATCGCTTGCAGGCGAAAAGTTTGTCGGCACCGCAGTCGGCGAGGGGGCGGTGGACCTGCCCGCCTGCATCCGCGAGCTGAAAGCCGCCGGTTTCGACGGCTGGATGAACGTCGAGTATGAGGCGGAGGAAGACCCATTTACGGGTGTGACTCGCAGCATGGAGAACGCTCGCCGCCTGATTTCCTAA
- a CDS encoding YbaN family protein, with the protein MTLRSAAATGLGLILTGIGIAGYVIPGLPGTIFLIWALACFKVGNPRLEKWLLNHRLVGPTLRDWDENRWMPARIKVLVVSIITLSTAGSLFRIHFLWARVLLVALAVYGVWFILNLRTKPVGGKLTPTDR; encoded by the coding sequence ATGACGTTGCGATCCGCCGCCGCTACCGGGCTCGGGTTGATCCTTACCGGGATCGGCATTGCCGGCTACGTGATCCCCGGCCTGCCCGGCACCATCTTCCTTATCTGGGCGCTCGCTTGCTTCAAAGTGGGCAATCCGCGCCTGGAAAAGTGGCTGCTCAATCACCGATTGGTGGGCCCGACCCTCCGCGACTGGGACGAAAATCGCTGGATGCCCGCCCGCATCAAGGTGCTGGTGGTGAGCATCATCACGCTCTCCACCGCCGGCAGCCTGTTCCGCATTCACTTCCTGTGGGCGCGGGTACTCCTGGTGGCGTTAGCCGTCTACGGGGTCTGGTTTATCCTGAATCTCCGGACCAAGCCGGTCGGGGGAAAGCTCACCCCAACTGACCGATAA
- a CDS encoding polysaccharide deacetylase family protein, translating to MASRISLTYDGGFVSHRELVLPRLHEPRIPATFFIDPVSLVEHSQTWHQARQDGHEIGNGSLVTAALPSGLLPGWNHDMVLGEIVESQEAFLELMGSEPEAFAYPWGLPEVEQGGDYRPIVRPRFMWARSGQEFWNDEQTLDPQYLGCLRVEGTDTQLALTYLDKAVERGAWAILSFAGVGDGELSCDARVHEGVLQHLVTELAVVPVVTISQGVRSLATRENVLRF from the coding sequence ATGGCGTCGCGGATTTCGCTCACTTACGACGGCGGTTTTGTCAGTCATCGCGAATTGGTGTTGCCGCGTCTGCACGAGCCACGCATCCCGGCGACGTTCTTTATCGACCCGGTGAGCTTGGTCGAGCACTCCCAAACTTGGCATCAGGCCCGCCAAGATGGCCACGAAATCGGCAACGGCAGTCTGGTGACGGCGGCGCTGCCATCGGGTTTGCTGCCGGGTTGGAACCACGACATGGTGCTGGGCGAGATCGTCGAGTCGCAGGAGGCATTTCTTGAGCTCATGGGGAGCGAGCCGGAAGCGTTCGCCTACCCGTGGGGGTTGCCGGAAGTAGAACAGGGCGGCGACTACCGACCCATCGTGCGGCCGCGATTTATGTGGGCGCGGTCCGGCCAGGAGTTTTGGAACGACGAACAGACGCTCGATCCGCAGTACTTGGGTTGCCTGCGCGTGGAAGGCACCGACACGCAACTGGCGTTGACCTACTTGGACAAGGCGGTTGAGCGCGGCGCTTGGGCCATCCTCTCGTTTGCCGGAGTTGGCGATGGCGAGCTTTCGTGCGATGCTCGCGTTCACGAGGGCGTGTTGCAACACCTTGTCACCGAGCTCGCAGTGGTGCCGGTGGTCACCATTTCGCAGGGTGTTCGGTCGTTGGCCACCCGAGAGAACGTGCTAAGATTCTAG
- a CDS encoding (Fe-S)-binding protein, producing MMSFLAEVPTRAEFMHQGPIAKAIFYALMLGSMAYAASVFWRRKALWSKGKPITWRTNWIKNVLTYILAQKKVRSSRPRSGAPMHLFIFFGFMALLLATTLLGINTYSPFKFHQGQYYLLYEATFDTLGLLLLAGLLWAIGRRTGFRPKVLSHNWRDNWALVLLLTLTLTGYLLEGARIAVERKPWDHWSWVGSGVANLLGNLQPSGYVGIWWFHSVLVAVFICTLPHMKLKHIVMAVATSVKAPEWPMGQLQPLSMEEVEQTGKIGAEMPADYSRWHLMSLDACMECGRCTEVCPANGVGKILNPKEIAQGVRTALMTDTPIAQAVSEEALWQCTTCNACVEACPVLIRHVDLIVDARRNLVAEGKLSGSAATMLRQTASTMNAWGATPESREEWMRDRDIPLARNKKEFDVLFWVGCAGATDPGAVKTTQATAELMKKAGIDFACLGREELCTGDSARRVGDEFMFQEMANMNIGTFKQYQFKRIVTPCPHCFNTLANEYPEFGGTFEVFHHTQFLQQLVSEGKLQSANNGDMTYHDPCYLGRVNDESVAPRALIGRKELLREPEHHGKKTLCCGAGGGRMWMEEAPDERPGVRRAEELLATGAKTVALGCPFCRIMLDASIKQVTEEEIRLVDLAEMLAESNR from the coding sequence ATGATGAGTTTCCTCGCCGAAGTGCCGACCCGGGCCGAATTCATGCACCAGGGTCCGATCGCGAAAGCGATCTTCTACGCGCTGATGCTCGGCAGCATGGCCTATGCCGCCAGCGTGTTTTGGCGTCGAAAAGCGCTGTGGAGTAAAGGCAAGCCGATCACTTGGCGAACCAACTGGATCAAGAATGTCCTGACGTACATTCTCGCCCAAAAGAAGGTGCGGAGCAGCCGCCCGCGCTCGGGCGCGCCGATGCACTTGTTCATTTTCTTCGGCTTCATGGCGTTGCTCTTGGCGACGACGTTGCTCGGCATCAACACCTACTCGCCGTTCAAGTTTCACCAGGGGCAGTACTACCTGCTGTACGAAGCCACGTTCGATACGCTCGGTCTGTTGCTTCTCGCGGGGCTACTTTGGGCGATTGGTCGGCGCACGGGGTTCCGCCCGAAAGTGCTCAGCCACAATTGGCGCGACAACTGGGCGCTCGTGTTGCTGCTCACACTCACGCTGACCGGCTACTTGCTCGAAGGCGCGCGCATTGCGGTGGAGCGCAAGCCTTGGGATCATTGGTCGTGGGTCGGCTCGGGCGTTGCGAACTTGCTGGGCAACCTCCAGCCGAGCGGCTACGTCGGCATTTGGTGGTTCCACTCCGTGCTCGTGGCGGTGTTCATCTGCACGCTGCCGCACATGAAGCTCAAGCACATCGTGATGGCGGTCGCGACCTCAGTCAAGGCGCCCGAGTGGCCGATGGGGCAGTTGCAGCCGCTCAGCATGGAAGAGGTGGAGCAGACCGGCAAGATCGGCGCCGAGATGCCGGCCGACTACTCGCGTTGGCACCTGATGTCGCTCGATGCCTGCATGGAGTGCGGTCGCTGCACCGAGGTTTGCCCGGCTAACGGCGTCGGCAAAATTTTGAACCCCAAGGAAATCGCGCAAGGCGTGCGCACCGCCCTGATGACCGATACGCCGATCGCGCAAGCGGTGAGCGAAGAAGCGCTGTGGCAGTGCACCACCTGCAACGCGTGCGTGGAGGCGTGCCCGGTGCTGATTCGACACGTAGATTTGATCGTGGACGCGCGGCGCAACCTCGTGGCCGAAGGCAAGCTCAGTGGGTCGGCGGCGACGATGCTTCGGCAAACGGCCTCGACCATGAACGCCTGGGGCGCGACGCCCGAGAGCCGCGAGGAGTGGATGCGCGATCGCGACATTCCGCTGGCCCGCAACAAAAAGGAGTTCGATGTTCTGTTTTGGGTGGGTTGCGCGGGCGCGACCGATCCGGGTGCGGTGAAGACCACGCAGGCCACGGCTGAGCTCATGAAAAAGGCTGGTATTGACTTTGCTTGTCTGGGCCGTGAGGAGCTATGCACCGGCGATTCGGCGCGGCGTGTGGGCGACGAGTTCATGTTCCAGGAAATGGCGAACATGAACATCGGCACGTTCAAGCAGTACCAATTCAAGCGCATTGTGACGCCGTGCCCGCACTGCTTCAACACGCTGGCCAACGAGTACCCCGAGTTTGGCGGCACCTTCGAGGTCTTCCACCACACGCAGTTCCTGCAACAACTGGTCAGCGAGGGCAAGCTGCAATCGGCGAACAACGGCGACATGACCTACCACGACCCGTGCTACCTGGGCCGCGTGAACGACGAGTCGGTCGCGCCTCGTGCGCTTATCGGTCGCAAGGAGCTGCTTCGCGAACCCGAGCATCATGGCAAAAAGACGCTCTGTTGCGGAGCCGGAGGCGGGCGCATGTGGATGGAAGAAGCCCCCGACGAGCGGCCGGGTGTGCGTCGCGCCGAAGAACTGCTGGCCACCGGAGCCAAGACCGTCGCGCTCGGCTGCCCGTTCTGCCGTATCATGCTCGATGCCAGCATCAAACAGGTGACCGAAGAGGAGATTCGATTGGTGGACTTGGCCGAAATGCTGGCGGAGTCGAATCGGTGA
- a CDS encoding SprT-like domain-containing protein, translated as MTEAWQDELAATTLAECWRRFPLRRSVSLEWRAYRTTAGMADLRRNVVLLGPKVLNTPEKLVATLRHEYAHLMAVDRHGLRGRGHGAAWTQAMADLGEPCEVYHRYECQRNQARRVIIYHCAKCGLQFQRRRQLPRRGKYLHRGCGGLIRLQEIVPVAVSAE; from the coding sequence GTGACCGAAGCCTGGCAAGATGAACTTGCCGCGACCACCCTGGCCGAATGCTGGCGACGCTTTCCGCTGCGCCGATCCGTGAGCCTTGAGTGGCGCGCGTACCGCACCACGGCGGGCATGGCCGACTTGCGCCGCAACGTCGTGCTCCTCGGCCCGAAGGTGCTCAACACGCCCGAAAAACTGGTCGCGACGCTCCGTCACGAGTACGCGCACCTGATGGCGGTGGATCGTCATGGGCTACGCGGTCGAGGTCATGGTGCGGCGTGGACTCAGGCGATGGCCGACCTCGGCGAGCCGTGCGAGGTTTATCACCGCTACGAGTGTCAGCGAAACCAGGCTCGCCGCGTGATCATTTATCACTGCGCCAAGTGCGGCCTGCAGTTTCAGCGGCGGCGACAGCTTCCGCGGCGGGGCAAATATCTGCATCGCGGGTGCGGCGGGCTCATCCGTCTGCAAGAAATCGTGCCGGTCGCGGTTTCTGCCGAGTAA
- a CDS encoding FHA domain-containing protein — MKFALFLGLAGVCGSVASAQKVNIMFEGEGTRVLWIAAKPGAPPANAISTNEKEIDFDFGGAKDSDHIYILNKATNNISTEMVEAILQEKAWAVSSSSETLIGEVRVQLQHGGEPLAAGSITAIYGKERRELMLTPSANGTVSVFGILPGTFKVVPKVPVNGSPKAYPAQSWDLTLVRTQPIPILTVVIPDEVETVAAATPPKTPGTAKKVPAAPGQKSADKTTEAKSGSRTEEPLVPPSDPMPAAEPRGFPFLSTFFALAVLVGLGFLVRYLMTNKSDQVAAGLKKLGVPVPDDVAAVDDLPPPAPRAPEPIPQILLDSADPDPVSQVPSPIVLGVAALSRLVDQSGQVFAIAEGEAIIGRDAACDLALVGQDSVSRQHAKITRRGDEVTVEDLGSTNGTFVSGKKVNPGEVVSLAPGQTLQLGTTMLRGE, encoded by the coding sequence TTGAAGTTCGCCCTTTTCTTGGGCTTGGCGGGCGTGTGCGGATCGGTGGCATCGGCGCAAAAGGTCAACATCATGTTCGAAGGCGAGGGCACCCGCGTGCTGTGGATCGCCGCGAAGCCCGGGGCACCGCCCGCAAACGCGATTTCGACCAACGAAAAGGAAATTGACTTTGACTTTGGCGGGGCAAAAGACAGCGACCATATTTACATTCTTAACAAGGCGACGAACAACATCTCCACCGAAATGGTGGAGGCGATTCTCCAGGAGAAGGCGTGGGCGGTTTCCAGCTCCAGCGAGACCTTGATCGGCGAGGTTCGGGTTCAACTGCAGCACGGCGGCGAGCCCTTGGCGGCCGGCTCGATCACCGCGATTTACGGCAAAGAGCGGCGCGAACTCATGCTGACCCCGTCGGCCAACGGCACTGTCAGTGTGTTTGGCATCTTGCCGGGCACGTTCAAGGTTGTGCCGAAAGTGCCAGTCAACGGCTCGCCGAAGGCGTATCCGGCGCAAAGCTGGGACCTCACGCTCGTGCGCACGCAGCCGATTCCCATTCTTACGGTGGTGATTCCCGACGAAGTGGAGACCGTGGCCGCGGCGACTCCGCCGAAGACGCCGGGCACCGCGAAAAAGGTTCCCGCGGCGCCAGGTCAAAAATCCGCTGACAAGACGACGGAAGCTAAGTCGGGCTCACGGACGGAGGAGCCGCTGGTTCCGCCGAGTGACCCGATGCCCGCCGCTGAGCCGCGGGGCTTCCCGTTTCTCTCCACTTTCTTTGCGCTCGCCGTGCTGGTCGGGCTCGGGTTTTTGGTCCGTTACCTCATGACCAACAAGAGCGATCAGGTCGCGGCCGGTCTGAAAAAGCTTGGCGTTCCGGTGCCCGACGATGTCGCCGCCGTGGATGACCTTCCTCCACCCGCTCCGCGCGCGCCGGAGCCGATTCCGCAGATTCTCCTGGACTCGGCTGACCCCGATCCCGTGAGCCAGGTGCCGAGTCCGATTGTGCTGGGCGTGGCCGCGCTCAGTCGGTTGGTGGATCAATCGGGGCAGGTTTTTGCGATCGCCGAGGGCGAGGCGATCATCGGCCGCGACGCGGCTTGCGACCTCGCGTTGGTGGGCCAGGATTCGGTATCGCGGCAGCACGCCAAAATCACTCGGCGAGGCGATGAGGTAACGGTGGAAGATCTCGGCAGCACGAACGGAACGTTTGTCAGCGGCAAGAAAGTCAATCCCGGCGAGGTGGTGAGCCTCGCGCCGGGGCAGACCTTGCAGTTGGGGACCACGATGTTGCGAGGCGAATAA
- a CDS encoding FHA domain-containing protein, translating to MKRAFLYLLVGAVAGIVTFVITEPTAARGMNTDAEAARHGTVLAFTIGTLLIGLLGLLSGFLQGSRTHVLKGLFAGIFVGLFCGPLALSIGNTVFGVLGGQNASIFSRVPGWAFFGMVLGCGVALTEATIVRSASRTYSAILGGLAGGALGGFLFEGAAAMFGQSIAQSQGSGDVGGPSRAVGFFSLCAVIGLFIGVAQALSTRAKLRLVFGRNEFKEWPVDGSQTTIGRAENASIPVFADPNLAPLHATIVRYQGRFIIHDAGTSVGVGVNGARVQQAELRHGDTIQMASLTFQFLLAGMASVAAPTPQRAPEPRPQTHAPAEPQVPTMTTAMPAVSAVMARVVMMNGPLAGNMFPIQGPTEIGREGIGIRVDHDSAISRRHALLEPAPHGLVLHDLQSRNGVSVNGTRINQPTLLHVGDQFQIGSTIFRVE from the coding sequence GTGAAGCGCGCGTTTCTCTATCTGCTGGTCGGGGCCGTGGCGGGCATCGTGACGTTTGTCATCACGGAACCAACCGCGGCGCGCGGCATGAATACTGATGCCGAAGCCGCGCGCCACGGCACGGTGCTCGCCTTTACGATCGGGACTTTGCTGATCGGCCTCCTTGGATTGCTGTCGGGCTTCCTGCAAGGCTCGCGAACTCACGTGCTGAAGGGCCTTTTCGCTGGCATCTTCGTGGGTCTGTTTTGCGGCCCGCTGGCCCTGAGTATCGGCAACACTGTGTTTGGCGTGTTGGGCGGGCAAAACGCTTCTATCTTCTCTCGTGTGCCCGGCTGGGCGTTCTTTGGGATGGTTCTCGGCTGCGGCGTCGCCCTGACCGAGGCGACGATTGTGCGATCGGCCTCGCGTACTTACTCCGCTATTCTCGGCGGGCTCGCGGGCGGTGCGCTTGGCGGATTCTTGTTTGAGGGTGCCGCCGCAATGTTCGGGCAAAGCATCGCCCAATCGCAAGGATCGGGCGATGTAGGCGGCCCTTCGCGGGCGGTTGGATTCTTTAGTCTGTGCGCCGTCATTGGCTTGTTTATCGGCGTGGCGCAGGCACTGTCCACCCGTGCGAAACTGCGGCTCGTATTTGGCCGAAACGAGTTCAAAGAGTGGCCCGTTGACGGCTCGCAGACGACGATCGGGCGGGCGGAGAACGCGAGCATTCCGGTGTTCGCCGACCCCAACTTGGCTCCCCTCCACGCCACGATCGTCCGGTACCAGGGCCGCTTCATCATTCACGACGCGGGGACGTCGGTCGGGGTCGGCGTCAACGGCGCCCGGGTTCAGCAAGCCGAGTTGCGGCATGGCGATACGATCCAAATGGCGTCGCTGACCTTCCAGTTTCTGTTGGCCGGAATGGCAAGTGTGGCCGCGCCCACGCCTCAGCGGGCACCCGAACCCAGGCCGCAAACGCATGCCCCCGCCGAGCCGCAAGTTCCTACCATGACGACGGCGATGCCGGCCGTGAGCGCGGTGATGGCGCGGGTGGTGATGATGAACGGGCCGCTGGCGGGGAACATGTTCCCGATTCAGGGACCGACCGAGATTGGGCGAGAGGGCATTGGCATCCGCGTGGATCACGACTCCGCGATTTCCCGCCGCCACGCGCTGCTGGAACCAGCGCCGCATGGTCTGGTTTTGCACGATTTGCAGAGCCGAAATGGCGTCTCCGTGAACGGAACGCGCATCAACCAGCCGACACTCTTACATGTTGGCGACCAATTTCAGATCGGGAGCACAATTTTCCGCGTCGAATAG
- a CDS encoding VWA domain-containing protein: MDKTQHIDPNRTLMSGDMNRTMAVPGLDLNRTMAVTVNPSTPGIAVNVTPGREATMANGPASESFLLEIAAGQESGGLPGMAVSGARTPLNLCLCIDRSGSMEGAPLEYVKQACAHVVDMLSGNDVLSIVTFEEVVEVLMPPQRVTNRQAVKDGIARIQPGNTTNIYDALNMSLQQLRSHVEGQRATRMVVLSDGDPTAGVKDYSALTELAGQIKDEGITITFLGFGPDYNEELLAGMAKRASGNYYYIEQPQLIPEIFRVELEKLLSVAAQNLTLEVEMARWVSLRRASGVSSVPTGSKVTIPLTDLERGMTMQQVLAFDFQNHPLGWYRVAAARLHFDNVQTGQRDTREFDLIMEFTADAAKYSAPVNPMVQQADSIAAASRVVEKTIMGLKTGQITVMGALDELQKTQMMLVNQGRADEAREVTVAMNALKSGNTGGAEKTLMGTMVNLDQGKTSK, translated from the coding sequence ATGGACAAAACGCAGCATATCGACCCCAACCGCACGCTCATGTCGGGCGACATGAATCGCACCATGGCCGTGCCGGGCCTGGATTTGAACCGGACCATGGCGGTGACGGTGAACCCAAGCACGCCCGGAATTGCGGTCAACGTGACGCCCGGTCGCGAGGCCACCATGGCGAACGGTCCGGCCAGCGAAAGCTTTTTGCTCGAGATCGCGGCGGGTCAAGAATCCGGCGGTCTGCCCGGAATGGCGGTCAGCGGGGCTCGAACGCCCCTCAATCTTTGTCTTTGTATCGACCGAAGCGGCTCGATGGAAGGGGCTCCGCTGGAGTACGTCAAGCAGGCGTGCGCCCACGTGGTGGACATGCTCTCGGGCAACGACGTCCTGAGCATCGTCACGTTCGAAGAGGTCGTGGAGGTTCTGATGCCGCCTCAGCGCGTGACCAATCGCCAAGCTGTCAAGGATGGCATCGCGCGGATTCAACCCGGCAACACGACCAACATTTACGACGCGCTGAATATGAGCCTCCAGCAGCTGCGCAGCCACGTCGAAGGTCAACGCGCCACGCGCATGGTGGTGCTCTCCGATGGCGACCCCACCGCGGGCGTGAAGGACTACTCGGCGCTCACCGAACTAGCCGGCCAGATTAAGGACGAAGGCATCACGATCACGTTCCTCGGGTTCGGTCCGGATTACAACGAAGAACTATTGGCGGGGATGGCGAAGCGCGCCAGCGGCAACTATTACTACATCGAACAGCCGCAACTGATCCCGGAAATCTTCCGTGTCGAACTCGAAAAGCTGCTGAGCGTTGCCGCGCAAAACCTGACGCTTGAGGTCGAAATGGCCCGCTGGGTGTCGCTCCGACGCGCCAGTGGTGTCAGCAGTGTGCCGACCGGGAGCAAAGTCACGATTCCGCTCACCGACTTGGAGCGCGGAATGACGATGCAGCAGGTGCTGGCGTTTGATTTTCAAAATCACCCGCTGGGTTGGTACCGCGTAGCCGCGGCTCGATTGCACTTTGACAATGTGCAAACCGGTCAGCGCGATACCCGCGAGTTCGACCTGATCATGGAGTTCACGGCGGATGCGGCGAAATATTCCGCGCCGGTCAACCCGATGGTCCAACAAGCCGACTCGATCGCCGCCGCTTCGCGCGTGGTCGAGAAGACCATCATGGGCCTCAAGACCGGCCAAATCACGGTCATGGGCGCGCTGGACGAACTTCAGAAAACGCAGATGATGCTGGTGAACCAGGGTCGCGCCGACGAAGCGCGCGAGGTGACCGTGGCGATGAACGCCTTGAAGTCGGGCAACACCGGCGGGGCCGAGAAAACGCTGATGGGAACCATGGTCAATTTGGACCAAGGCAAGACCAGCAAATAA
- a CDS encoding NADH-quinone oxidoreductase subunit H, which translates to MSLHPALLALIRVLLFVVPVLLIVPAFIWLERRLLSWMQDRHGPNRVATFKFKNGFKISLQGLLQPIADGVKLFLKEDITPVAVDRAIYFIAPAIALFPAFAIGATLPWGPSYGVYGLLTPIANVDIGILYVLAISSLGVYGVVLAGYSSNNKYSLLGGLRASAQLISYELAMGMSLAAVILATGSLRMSDIIGEQMQPLAGQFSWFQNWFIFTPWGFVSAIVFLICIIAETNRAPFDLPEAENEIIAGYHTEYSSMKFAVFFMGEYAAMFMLSAVFFTVFLGGWNPLPINWEAIGTDVAGLKSVADFFGGISYWAAPLTFVVKGFIGIAFYIWVRATLPRLRYDQLMHLGWKVLLPISVANFIVVMIWIMAKSKFSSTLGAAAYVVAMGLVAIIYLTYMKNKTSTSLESRSAELTNGTEGVLTMEGRN; encoded by the coding sequence CTGAGCTTGCACCCGGCCTTGTTGGCACTCATCCGAGTGCTCTTGTTCGTGGTACCCGTTCTGTTAATTGTCCCCGCGTTTATCTGGCTTGAGCGCCGGTTGCTTTCGTGGATGCAGGACCGCCACGGTCCGAACCGAGTGGCCACGTTTAAGTTCAAAAACGGGTTCAAAATCTCGCTCCAAGGCCTGCTGCAGCCCATTGCCGACGGCGTCAAGCTCTTTCTAAAGGAAGACATTACGCCGGTCGCCGTGGACCGCGCGATCTACTTTATCGCCCCCGCCATCGCGCTCTTCCCGGCGTTTGCCATCGGTGCGACATTGCCCTGGGGTCCGAGCTACGGCGTGTACGGCCTGCTGACGCCGATTGCGAATGTTGACATTGGCATCCTCTATGTGCTGGCGATTAGCTCGCTCGGCGTGTACGGCGTGGTACTCGCGGGTTACAGCTCCAACAACAAGTATTCACTGCTGGGTGGTCTGCGGGCCTCGGCTCAGTTGATCTCCTACGAACTCGCGATGGGCATGTCGCTCGCGGCGGTCATCCTGGCGACCGGTTCGCTCCGCATGAGCGACATCATCGGTGAGCAGATGCAGCCGCTGGCCGGTCAGTTCAGTTGGTTCCAGAACTGGTTTATCTTCACGCCGTGGGGGTTTGTCTCCGCAATCGTGTTCCTCATCTGCATCATTGCCGAGACCAACCGCGCGCCCTTTGACCTTCCCGAAGCGGAAAACGAGATCATCGCGGGCTACCACACGGAGTACAGCTCGATGAAATTCGCCGTGTTCTTCATGGGCGAATACGCGGCCATGTTCATGCTCAGCGCGGTGTTCTTCACCGTGTTCCTGGGCGGCTGGAACCCGCTTCCGATCAACTGGGAAGCCATTGGCACCGATGTGGCCGGGCTCAAATCCGTGGCCGACTTCTTTGGCGGGATCTCCTATTGGGCGGCGCCGCTCACGTTCGTGGTCAAGGGTTTCATTGGCATCGCCTTCTACATCTGGGTTCGGGCGACGTTGCCGCGACTCCGCTACGACCAGCTCATGCACTTGGGTTGGAAAGTCCTGCTGCCGATCTCGGTGGCGAACTTCATCGTGGTGATGATCTGGATCATGGCGAAAAGCAAGTTCTCCTCGACGCTTGGCGCGGCGGCTTACGTGGTGGCCATGGGACTCGTCGCCATCATTTATCTGACTTACATGAAGAACAAGACTTCCACTAGCCTGGAGAGCCGTTCGGCGGAATTGACGAATGGCACCGAGGGCGTGCTGACCATGGAGGGTCGCAACTAA
- a CDS encoding NADH-quinone oxidoreductase subunit J: MELIPLPPGVPFTLNWNQLSFLILAGVAALFAIGVVAMKNPVRSAMCLVVNFLILAIVYFTLNSQLLGITQIMVYAGAIMVLFLFVMMLLNLRAKTTLSEKIDPRMFLAVPMGLALLAGIAYQVFWPLREFVMPKAHDSYGSPQAIGITLFTDYAYPFEVTSVLLLVGVVGSVLLAKRRV, translated from the coding sequence ATGGAATTGATTCCGCTGCCGCCCGGCGTGCCGTTTACACTCAACTGGAACCAGTTGAGCTTCCTCATTCTCGCGGGAGTCGCGGCGCTGTTTGCGATCGGCGTCGTGGCGATGAAGAACCCGGTTCGCTCGGCCATGTGCCTGGTGGTCAACTTCCTCATCCTGGCGATTGTCTACTTCACGCTCAACTCGCAACTGCTCGGCATCACGCAAATCATGGTGTACGCCGGCGCGATTATGGTGCTTTTCTTGTTCGTCATGATGCTGCTGAACCTGCGCGCGAAGACCACGCTTTCGGAAAAGATCGATCCGCGAATGTTCCTGGCGGTTCCCATGGGGCTCGCGCTCCTCGCCGGAATCGCCTACCAAGTCTTCTGGCCGCTCCGCGAGTTCGTGATGCCCAAGGCGCACGACAGCTACGGCTCGCCGCAAGCCATCGGCATTACGCTCTTCACCGATTACGCCTACCCGTTTGAGGTCACGTCCGTCCTGCTCCTTGTGGGTGTGGTTGGATCGGTGTTGCTCGCGAAGAGGAGAGTTTAA